The following DNA comes from Trichocoleus sp. FACHB-46.
GAAAGTGAGCTAGCTCTAGAAACAGTAGTATGGGAAAACCTCGAATCTTTATTTTCACTAACCCCTCTTAAGCGGCAGTATCAGTGTCAAGGAGAAATCTGTGATATTGTCGCCAGCGATGCCAACAAAGGTTTAGTTATCTTAGAGCTAAAAAATACCGAGGATCGCTACATTGTCCAACAGCTCACCCGCTACTATGACAATTTGATTCAAGAAAAACCTTGGCCCAGCCAAATTGATTATTCCAAGCCAGTTCGACTAGTCGCGATCGCACCTAGCTTTCATCGACACAACTTTATTGACCAAAAATATCTTCGTCTAAATCTAGAATTTTTCACTTGCAAGGTTCTTCAGTCTGACGAAGTTTTTTCCTTGCAACTGCAATCCGTAGAAACACAAGAGAGCAAAATCCTTCAACTGTCCTACACCCAAGTTCAGGTTTCTCAATCTCCAGACTTACCAGAACCACCTCAGGTATTATTGGATCGCTTAGGTGGATGGCCTGTTGAGGCTCAGCAAAGTATTCTTAGGCTACGTGAGCGGATTCTACTTGCTGACCCACGAATGCAAGAGACGGTTAGTGGTCAATCCATTTATTACGGTCGAGGGAAACAAAACTGTGCGGAGTTGTACTTTGACAAAAAGCAGCAGAGCCCAATTTTATTCCTATGGCTACAACTTTGGCGCTATGAGAAAAATGCCACTGGTCGCCACCGAATTTGGAC
Coding sequences within:
- a CDS encoding endonuclease NucS domain-containing protein; translated protein: MLIKTKAQWSFESELALETVVWENLESLFSLTPLKRQYQCQGEICDIVASDANKGLVILELKNTEDRYIVQQLTRYYDNLIQEKPWPSQIDYSKPVRLVAIAPSFHRHNFIDQKYLRLNLEFFTCKVLQSDEVFSLQLQSVETQESKILQLSYTQVQVSQSPDLPEPPQVLLDRLGGWPVEAQQSILRLRERILLADPRMQETVSGQSIYYGRGKQNCAELYFDKKQQSPILFLWLQLWRYEKNATGRHRIWTDWERILFWAHVPTGLGQVKTREEWRQIPENKWPRKHLEMGRRSLVADSFYSELSTRLGCKESTSSLIPIVDVALERWQTRL